The proteins below are encoded in one region of Verrucomicrobiota bacterium:
- a CDS encoding C cytochrome precursor: KLLDTRVGELGIACEACHGPAEDHVRANLHPWHRYQQHFTTHSDPTVVNPSQKNKEISSHVCGQCHGIKWIPHTENFSQNGFRFRPGDNLNDSTPIVRPSRLDLSPWLREPLQQNPRFLEEHYWSDGEVRVSGREFNGLVDSPCYERGELSCLSCHSMHNSRPDDQLAAAKHGNEACLQCHGSFRDRIEQHTRHKTGSSGSECYNCHMPHTTYGLLKAIRSHRISSPSVRTTLETGRPNACNLCHLDQTLQWTARHLSEWHGAPAVEVRGEEREVSAAVLWALRGDAGQRALAAWSMGWEAARQASGKVWLPPFLAQLLEDPYSAVRYVAQRSLRSLPGFENFAYDFVGPAPDRAWARTRALEVWRRQGSAPSAQSRTNILINADGSLMQATIDRLLRQREDRSMDLQE, translated from the coding sequence CAAACTCCTGGACACCCGCGTGGGCGAACTGGGCATCGCTTGCGAAGCTTGCCATGGACCCGCTGAGGATCATGTTCGCGCGAACCTTCACCCGTGGCACCGATATCAGCAGCACTTCACCACCCACTCCGATCCGACCGTGGTGAATCCTTCGCAGAAGAACAAAGAGATTTCCTCGCACGTCTGCGGCCAGTGTCATGGCATCAAATGGATTCCGCACACGGAGAACTTTTCCCAGAACGGCTTCCGTTTTCGCCCCGGCGACAATCTCAACGACTCCACGCCGATTGTTCGGCCTTCGCGGCTCGACCTTTCGCCCTGGCTTCGGGAACCGCTTCAGCAAAATCCCCGATTCCTCGAAGAGCATTACTGGTCCGATGGCGAAGTGCGCGTTTCGGGCCGCGAGTTCAACGGCCTGGTCGATTCGCCGTGTTACGAGCGCGGCGAACTTTCCTGCCTTTCCTGTCATTCCATGCACAACAGCAGACCCGACGACCAACTGGCCGCGGCCAAACACGGCAACGAAGCGTGTTTGCAGTGCCACGGCAGTTTCAGGGACAGGATCGAGCAGCACACGCGGCACAAGACCGGCTCCAGCGGCAGCGAGTGTTACAACTGCCACATGCCCCACACGACTTACGGCTTGCTCAAAGCCATTCGCAGCCATCGCATCAGCAGTCCCAGTGTCAGAACCACGCTCGAAACCGGCCGCCCCAATGCTTGCAATCTCTGTCATCTCGATCAGACGCTTCAGTGGACCGCCCGGCATCTGTCGGAGTGGCACGGCGCCCCGGCGGTCGAGGTGCGCGGTGAGGAACGGGAAGTTTCCGCGGCGGTGCTCTGGGCGTTGCGTGGGGATGCCGGCCAGCGCGCGCTGGCCGCGTGGAGCATGGGTTGGGAGGCTGCCCGGCAGGCGTCAGGAAAAGTTTGGTTGCCTCCTTTCTTGGCGCAACTCCTCGAGGATCCTTATTCTGCCGTGCGCTACGTCGCGCAACGTTCGCTGCGCAGCCTCCCAGGATTCGAGAACTTCGCTTACGACTTCGTCGGTCCGGCCCCCGATCGCGCCTGGGCCCGGACGCGTGCGTTGGAGGTCTGGAGAAGGCAGGGTTCGGCGCCAAGCGCTCAATCTCGGACCAACATTTTGATCAACGCCGACGGCAGCCTGATGCAAGCCACGATCGATCGCCTGCTGCGGCAGCGGGAGGACCGTTCTATGGATTTGCAGGAGTAA